cgaggtgagtcgcgcggtagggggagttttcacaccacaaggctcttttagccttttttattactgcgaccgtccgatgtgatattaatttgcagcgtttagtttctttcttgaacttaaaaaaagcaagagattttaaggttgattaaatgacgtgagaagaatagcatttttttggctctacaaaactaaagtttagttctatagttgttcgcttcgaccacttgaattccatgaagattcaagatccaaaaaatcgttgatataatttttaataaaaattccaaagtctccgaaatcttgcaattttggtgggaaagtacttgcccaataacacacatatgtgtagcaaaaggcaattttctgcaggcagtaatactataacatggagacgtcaaaacctgctggctgagcatgtagaattattgttttttctgcttgagaatttgaaagggccaaatattacatgattcatatacgtagtatgtaatctttattacagctattatagaaaatttctgtactcaggtatgttctgttttgaaatttagctattatattttaattacatagtaattatttgaaagatgcttttgtcaactgactctttcacagagtaatatttttaaaagtggttttcttgtttcctggaattaagtgatatttttcttggagcctatggcatcagaatcgatggaatcggtatcggtagaatcggaatcgaaatgtcagaatcggaatcgggatcgataaaattttggaatcgacccatcactagttaaaatactttaattagGTATACTAACATGCAGAGGGATATGATTTGGTCACGTCTGAGGATTAATTCTCATCCCAGAAGAATTTCTTCCAATGAAAATTCTCATAAATTTAACTAAGCTATGACTGACTGAATATTTTTGACCCACATAAGAAGTAGCAATTGCCTGCTGTAGATTGAATGTGGCCTTACACTGAGATAAGCAAACTTAGCCCCCAGATATCAAAATCATACTATCATAGCAGGTCCTCTCACAAGAAAAATCAAATGACACAAAGCTATGCCcaggaaaaaatacattataaactATTCTAGCTGTTGAAAATCTCATGACTCACCTCTAGAAGTGATTGCAAGTAGCCTGTTCTCATGACTAGGGTGCCAAGAAAATGAAGCCAGCATTGCTTGCGGCTCAAGGTTGACGTTGCGTTCAATGGCGATTGCAGGCTCTGGACCATCAGCACTTCCAACCACTGCATGCTGAATGTCATAAAGGTAGAGGTAGGAGCTGTCTCTTGTCAAGGAGCCTAAGAGGTTGCGCCTGATGAGGTTGAATGAATTGAAGTAATAACAAAGTTGccaaaataatttacaatcaaTAGCAGCACCAAAATTTTGCAAATCCTGAAAACACATCCAGTTCAGTTATGATTCTTACTTACATGTACAGTCCCAAAAGCAAAAATCTTACCACCCACgagctgaaaattttctaagtTCCTAATTAATGCCAAAATGGCAATGCCACTGAACCATGCCTTACTGCAAAGAACAAACCTTCTAAGTTGGGATGGAGGGCCTTTTCTTCGACGTGGTCAAATGAGTATGTGGCTCATCAAAGGAAGGGAATTTGACCAGTAAAGGTATTTTTATGATTGAGTGTGCACGAGTCTTGGCCTTTGAACCAGAGTGGATTCCTCATGGATCTGAGTTAACACGTATTCTGTAGCTGTCATTTACTTTGCTGAAAGCATTTCTATGCATATTGACACATGTATGACCTCATAAAGAGTCTTTGCCTTTTGGCCTTGCCTTGCAAAAATTGCAGAatccaaaaaaaatcagaatcaCAAACAGGCCAGACATCCCACATCACCAAGATCACATGGGCATTTCTAACTTCCTAATCAGAAAGACATAACTAATGGTTGCGACAAAGTGATTTTTTGATTCTATTCTGACATGTCCTACCCATCGGTATGCACAAAAATGCTTTCAGTGGAGGGAATGACAGAAATGACGGCAGACATGGACTTAATAAATTTTTGGCTCCTGGACTCCGTCCTGGACTGTATTTCATATGTATTTTGCATTATAGTTATGCAAACAAACACTTCTGAACTGAACTTCAGGACGAGCTTcattatatgtatgtatgtacttgaaTTCTGTGTTTTTCTAGCAGTCATGAGATGTTATAGAATGCACCATATGCATTACCAATAAATATCAAGCATAAGCTGATCAGTCATATAATAACAGATTACCTCAAGGGCTGcatataatataataacagatACATACATAGGTCCACTcaaaaaatgtttcagaaaaaCTAAGATTTGATCATAAGATATTGAAACATACGGTGATAACATTATCACAGAGTGAAAGGAAACTAACAAGCCTCCTTGAGATTTTTTCAGGAGGTGACTCAAACAGATGACCCTGGATGGGGGATTgttgaaatcatatttttgggATGTGAATCAGggcaagttataaatatgaataatatccTCTAGTAGCTTCTGAAGAATTTATTAACGTAAGGAAAACGTGTAGATTGGAGGGGCTTTGTAATGTGCATATCATTTGAAGCCTACATCACAAAAGGAAAATTACTCCCAAGGCCCTTGCCACATAAGAGGGATGTACTTAGGCCAATGAGGTGCACAGGACCTATGTATCAGTTTGGCCATTGACTAAAGCCAATTAGCATGAGGCTTGGTTTTCAGTATTGCACCTATTTTCCTCATAAATATTATGCTCATTGAAATCAGCTTCCCATATTCAAATTCAGAATAAATTCAGGTTCGAAACAATTGATACTTGAAGTGATACCCCTATCAGTGCTATTTTCTTTTGTGGTATGCCTTAACCCTTTTGTGCCAAAGATGAGGAGGAGCCAACGAGCACTTTCATATGCAGAAGACCTAATGTCGGGTATACATAGCTGGCGTGGAGTTTTCAATGTAAACGACCGGACGTTGGCTATAGCTGGGCTGGGGGAATGGAAGTGACTGCTGAGATAGCAATGGTGGAATGTATTCAGGCCCTGCCGAGCTTTGGaagaccttagggccactccttgaCAATTAAGCCCCACCCTCCCACTCATTATTGGTcctcctcaccgcaggaatccattTTGAAGTGGTTATATCGTTAATGATTTTTGCAAAGTGGCATCTTTTTGCatactccaatttttttatactttgaaacgaattcttcattttgttctgtgcatGATCAATTTTTGAACGAAATTTCAGCATTACTAATAAGTAATAACAAACTTCTGGATTTACAGTCTCAGTACCTTGTGTACAAGATCTTTgttattatcaacgctagaaatccgtttaaaattcctCAGTGCCTAAAACAATGTTAGTTATTCTTTTAGAGGAGTAAATcattgaaaatcaaaagcaatacatattttgttttaaaaacactGGTAACAAAATGTGTTGACCGTGGACTCGTGCTAAGATAGGGTTTgagggtctagtccagtggcCATGGTAATAGCCAGGCACCCCATTGAGTTCGGTACCAAATCGAAGGGACAAGAATCTTCCCAAAAAAGAGCTTCGTGTAGAgtggtttaaatttttattgtattactcatAGAacggtaaatgtttttttttcctcataaagGCTGGCAAGAAAGGGTTAATGTTAAACAATCAAGCTTTTTGATGCCCATAACAAATAGGCAAAGCTCTACTGCAAacctatttttttccatgacaatAGAAAAAAAGAACTTGCAAACATAACCCCACATATTGTAAAAGGGGCATTCACCCCTCCTTGCCCCCTCTTCTTTGCTGCCGACACACTTTATGTTGCATTAGAGTTAGTTTGACTCACCTTGTTGGAGACCAGCTTAATTTTGTGAATGGTTTACTTTGAGAAAGGGTGAGGATGGGCTTCTCAAAGTTCCTCAGGTCCCAGATAGAAATCTGTCCTTCTACATATGAAGCTAAATGGTGTTCACTGTGAGGATCAGCAATCAGTCCAAACACAGCTTTGGTTGGGGTACTGTTCACTGGCTTTGTTGTATCTAGGAGTAAAATGCTGTATTGTACTGGTGATTTTTGCATTAACATtgaattgaacaaaaaattaggAGTCATCTTCAATAAAAATCTTGGCATATTAATTACTCCATGGATAGACAAAAGATTTGATAATTCACTTCATATGATGGAAATGAACAAGAAAAAGCATCCAAATAGAATATCACTTGAGTTGTTTACCCTCAAATATATTTGACTCTAAGCAGTAGCGTAACCCAGATTTTGAAATGGAGGGGGTTTACCAAAGATTTCAGGGTCCTTCTGGGGTGTATGGAAATCACCCCTGACCAAAGGGGGGTCATCCCtttgcctcttttaaaggctaaaGGTAGGGGAGGGGGTTTTAACCTGGAAAATCCCCCCGTGGCTACATGACTGACCCCAAAGTCCCCTTTGAAATCTACTGGCAAATGAATAAACTTCATTAACTGATAAATGTCATATTTCTCTAGACAAAGTGAAATAAACTGGAGGAATTTCAGAAATGACACTAAGCAAATACCTCGCAAGTCGAAAAGTTTCAAGTGCTTGTGGTTCATTCCTAGCGCTAGGTTCCGAGGAGTTTGGGCAATCCATGCAAGTGAGTGCGCTGTCTCCGATAGGCCAAGTTCTTGAAGGGGCTTAGCTGAAAATCCATCGCCACTGCCCCCTCCCATAGGACCATTCACAACATCCCAAAGCAGCACAGAGTGGTCACCTCGATGCTTGTCCAGACCAACAGCCAGCAGACCGACCTCCGATGGATTCCATTGAAGAGCATTGCACTGCCTTGCATGTTTAGGTGCTACAATTCAGAGCATATAGAAATTAGGAACGTAAACGCCACATGAAACTCAATGACTATCTACTCTATCACGACGAAAAGATTCCTCTGAAGATAATAATGAACGTACCGAACTCTTTGCCAATGAGACCTCTGGAATCGAATGATGTAGACCCGAAAGATGTGAGCACAACCTTGCCATTGGCCTGGCCTATAGCGAGAAGGATGTCGGTTTCTGGGTGAGGATGGATGTCAATACATTTTACATAGTGCTGATTGGTGTTCGAAGCTAGGAGATGGGCGACAGTGTGCTCCGATATTCTCACACCTTAAATAAAATCAAGATTAGGAACCCTCTCGGTTTTGCCACACATGCtactaaaatacaaataaataactcACAGGATGGCTTTAGAGGATCTTTGCATGGGGATacttcatataaaaatatatcatttcccCAAATGATGAATTTATCTTGATTCACGGGAGACCACTGCACTTCTAGCTTGATCCCACTCATATTTCGCTAACCTCGAAATAAATGTCACGCTCTATAAGGGGTACCGGTAGGTATTGTCATAATGCTAGGTTAATAAACACTTTACAAATTTGCGGAGAACTTGGCAAATATTTGACAACACTCCGTAGTTTCGCAGATTCAACAAAACAAAACTATTTAAACATACACCAGTTAAGTCAGCTGATTTGAGTAACTACCTGGCAGCAACCTAACAAATTTAGAATCGGGGGAGAGCGAGCAAAGCGTGGCTTCAATATcatgatgaattttttcattgtgaTTATTCCCACGATTAATTTAGCTGATTTTTGTGTTAATAAACCAATGAAATTTCGGATAAACCCTCTATTGGAGaactttattttctatcgttagcTCCTCTGCAGTGCGGTTAGTTTTCATGTGCGAAGTTATTACGTTGGTGTTGCTGCAGGACAAATCGTAAACATAGCAGCAACGAACTACGATCTTGAACAAAACAGGCGGAGTTGCGCGTAGTATTATTTAACTtgactgaaaatggattttaaCGGGAAGAAgatagagaagaaaatattgCATGCAGGGACTGCTGTTAAGCCTTACACAAATGGCACAAAAGTACATATCAACTTCATTTATATATTCTGTTTATTTTATGCCTTTAACttttaaaaccgtgaataataTTGAAACTTTCTGTTTTCCCAAAATAGgtattctttcatttccaaacAAAGTTATCCGATGACAATAAAATCATTGATGACAGCCGAAAATTGGGAAAACCTATGGAGCTTGTGCTGGGAAAGAAATTCAAGCTAGAGGTTTGGGAAGCCATCGTTCAGACTATGAGTATAAATGAAGTTGCTTGCTTTTCAGTGGACAAAAGCGTAAGTATTTGTTACATATTGgtgttttgaaatgaattttgtaGTTCTACTCATCATTACCCCTAGAGGAGCCAAATTTGGCTTCTATGCGATGTCGCCGGTTGTTTTCCTCCAGTTGACCTAATTACAGGTGTATTTTCTGTAGTAAATAGTTAAATTTGGAAATACTGTATACATTATGATGCAATATTTCAAATACGAGTCAATGTTTATATTGTCATAGTCATACGAAATGGTATCATTCAAGTATCCATATATTGACGCCTGTCAATGAAGAAACTTGTTAAGTATTGATCTGAACAATTTTGCGCGTTGTACGTTGAAAAGCTTTGGAAAGATTTGCCCATTTTTCTTGTTCCTATCAAACGATTCATTTAGTGTGATTGGAACCAAGTTGCAGGCAGTCAATGACTTTCAAGATTATCGTAGATATTATAACCTCAAAATTAATGTTCTCTtagaattttacattttcttaatGACTCCGGAAGGTTCCATTAGTACTTCTATTTAGTCATCTAATGTGAACTGAGTGTTTGCTCCtgccttgaatttttttttctactatCATCTTTCATTCTTTACCACTCAGACtgtcatgttttgattttttatccTCCAATTGTATCGGTGAGGTTACAATTTATGGTGATGATCATGTAATCCGTAGAGTTCAAGCATCTAAGAGTATATGCATGCTGAATGAATCTTTTTATGGGTGTGAAATGAATGACCAAATCTTTGATATGATTTCCATTGAACACAGTTCAGAAATTACAAAGATTGACATGTTCCCACGCTACTGTACTATCACCGTTCTCTTGTTTGTATTCACCAGATTTATTTGTACTGTCAGTCTTTCTTCCTACAAATACTTTATCTTTAAATCCATCTTTGCATTATTTATAGTAGACTATAAAGTGCGGGTCAAATCTCCGAACTGTCTGTTTATGTTTTTACAATACTTTTCAATGGCAGGCTATAAAAGAAATTTTACTGCTGGTCGTCTAATGTTTGCTAACAAatacataagaataaaactaGATGCTTATGGCCAGGTCAAAGTaatgatttccttaaaataagaaaatgaattctTATAGGCAGGCTTCCACGCTTAAACTTAATCACTGATCTATCCTTGTCTTTGGGGTGAAGCTGTGTCAAGTTGTCACTGTTCACATCCCTGGCCGATGTTTCAGAGATGATGTTGCACTCCATCTTCTGGGTTCAAACCGAAGCAAGTAACTGATTGATCGCTTTGGTTTGAACAGTTGATCCAGTTAAACAGAACAGTGAAAAggctttgatttattttttattttagcgtgaaaatatatctttaagtCCTCACATCAGTTTTATATTGTCTCCAAATTGCAAAGGGTTTGACTCAAACAAAGTTTTATATAATTCACATTTCTTGAGGCCCCTTTTTTATTTCAGTGGCATATTTGCATAATGAGTTATCTTTATTACAGCTGGTCGCTTCATATCCGTTTGTGTCGAAGACCCTTCGAGAGGCTCATCTCCCTAAGGAGGCAAAAAGGCATCATTGCTGTGGGGTTTCCCTCCAGAATGAAGGCATTGGCTACCAAGATCTCAATGAACTCATCAAAGTGCCCAAAGACCTCGAGTTCACTATTGGTATGCTTGCCTTTGATTTTATGTCATAAGTGGCCAAAAAGTTATCAACAGTTTCTGTAGAAGGAAGCATTACTGTATGGGATTTGTCTTTGTTAGGTAAccataattatttagttttaagtGCATATAAAGTACATACCTATATCATAGTTAAACCAAGCTTCCAGAAGTCTTATTAATCGTTGAATTTAAGTATTAATACAGCTTTTTCAAGCCTGTCAGTGGTGATCTGTTGGAGCAAATGTAATGATGGCCCCTGTAATTATGGTTACGATGAGAAAAAATTGCTAATATGTAATGAGAAAGTAAGTTGcaaaaaggtaaatatttcagAGAATTGCAgaatttatattgatattttattggaTGTATCTGCTGGAAAGAagtatattaaatatttgataaaaattgaaactttattATCTCTGATGTAAATAGTGGGgacttaaaaatttcagctacAGCATATTCCAGATAAATGCTTTAACTACCATAGTAAAACAAAAAGTGCAGTACAGTTCCACAAACTTAATggtgctgtcaactagtttcgatggCTGTAGCGTCATTCTCGAGACAAACAGCTGTTCTGGTGGTCTTGAGAATGAAGCTATAGctatcgaaactagttgacagcaccATTAAGTTTGTGGAGCAGTACTGTAATTTTTGTTCCACCATGAATATCTCCTCCTTAAATCAGTCGATTTCATGCTTCAATAAATTTTTTGATTGACTTATTGAATTACATACATTCTCAAGAACCCATGTCTTTTCTCTCTCCCTGAACCTAAAGAAATACTGAAAGTGGAGTCTCCAGAGGAATATCAGAAGGAATCCTGGCAAATGGATGAGGATGAGAAGGTGCAGAGGGTGAGCAAGTTGAGGACTGAAGGGAATGACCTGTACAATGCCAAGAAGTATGATGAGGCCGTCGAGAAGTATTCCGAAGCCTTGGGAATGCTTGAGCAGCTGATGCTCAAGTAAGCTATTTTAATTGCTATCTGTTTCTCCTGGAATTTACAAAGTACTGTTACAGAGAAGAGATGTATAGAGCAGAGAGTAGGTGCTGAGAGATGTATTGATATGGGTGTGCTGTTCTCAGTGAATTAATCTTGCTTTCCTACATTAATTGGgaaggtgagaagccaagggatacgagtgatttctttttctaaacagagctaggaatagaaattaggtaaagaaaaaaagatgaacTAGAAATTAagtagtgcatttcattttccacttgatgtcagcacagaacagaggctcactcatatcccttggccaccaagtttttgtacatttttaaaatcaatttctttacctaactctgttgtgaaagaaaatcacttttacccctcgGTTTCTCACTCCCTCAATTTGAGTTTTGTGATTCCTAAGCTCCGAGAAAAGTGTATAACCCTTTAAGCGCATGTGGGCCCATCTATTGGCCTGGGAAGTATGTGGGATGAGTGCCTAGAGCCGATCTATCGGTATGGTTTTGTTACACTCgcacctttcatttttttaactttatgtaGCTTATGTTACTATTTGTTAGTATCTGTCATGCTTAaacatacccgtaagtattgagagaaaattaaaaaaaattattttctgaaaatgcatattaggctttatatGTATAAATTGTTTAGTGCAAACCTACAGATTTGTCAAAAAAAACCTTGGCATTCTTCTGCATACCAGGCAAAATAAGCTAAAGGGGATAATTGCTACCTATTTTTCCtggaattaatgaaaaactgGCACTGAGAAGAGATGTACAGAGCAGACAATTGGTGCTGAAAGATGTAACTACAGTAAATCTCGCATATAATGATCACGCGTGTAACAAAATTCTGTGCGTAGATGAGGGGACTTTCCTATGattgccaatgttaatttccccgcgTGTAATGAGTTTGGATGAcacgaaatccccgctattacgaaacgttctttggtcccttggggaattatATCCCCTTTAATGATGAAATTATGGCCATATTTGCTACTTAGCCATTCCATGCCTTAACATCAGTTGTTCATACGTGTGGGCGTCACCACATAGTTCTGCTGttggtacagtggaacctcgttaaagcgagtacgggctatagcgacacccccgctattacgagagatagccgatgcaccgtcaattgaccctataataagcgtgttaaaaaattcgtttttacgagaccctttccgtgttggctctcgctatagcgagggtttcaccaccggaagaatttcatcaagactccttaacctctgtaattgctagtgatctgttagaaatgaagttaatggagtgctcagtctcaaatttatgtggtaaactgtcgttcgataaatgtaatgattgacgaaacaatgctttgcatgatttttattcagtgcggcgcttataaattgtttgaatagttagtcgttatttgagtaaggaaatttagtgatgcaaaaaaacatcgcctttcgtctggatttacgcttacgtttattggatagatgtttatctgtcgccacaccactcctgttcctgtatatctgttcgcaacaggtatattggctattatttgctccacctccggtaaagcgacaattcgctatagcgagtgtttattcgtgcaccgtggggtgtcgttatatcgaggttgcactgtattaaaATCCATCCCATAGCAGCTGTTTGATGGAAAGAGTGGGATAATTGCTATGGATATGTTGCTTAAAAAGTGACAATTTACTGATATTAGCTGTTAAtcctattgtgcgaaaaatccactgagaaaaaatcattcgccttgactgaaattgaaatttccacagggatgaatgacgcctcggtagcttaactggctaaagcactcggccggaaatcgagggatccgggttcgaatcccggtcaaggctaatgattttttttttctctgtggatttttcgcacaattgtgcattgcgggtgactcccgtaaaagttatcaccgtggctagtcccagtatacttaaatttgttAATCCTATGATATATAGGGTGAAATCCCTCATTGTAGATAAAACAAAATCGTGTTCATTGCAATATAGagcgatggtcccctgaaattcgttataagcgagttttactgtacatgTATCGATGTGTTGTTCTCAATGAGATAATCTTGCTTTCCTAcatcaattataaattttatagtcCAAAGCTCTGAGAAAGGTGTATTAAACCTATTGAAAATGTCTAGTAGATACCCAAAGATCGAtccacacaaatttttatgcttcGCTGTGATGGTCTAGGTGGTTTTTAGGATGAGAGACTTATCTCTCTCTGGATTCTTGTTGTCTTGAGGATGATGGTATCCATTTCCTACTGGTTAAAGTCAGAAGAACTAagcgtgatagagtggaatttttccataccgGAAGAaactcttgcaattttccatgattatgtaataacttttattccggacataggtttcaatgtcactacatcatcttcaaggtacgaaatagtttttaaaaacctGTATTTGCCATGCCGTCTCCCTTACTGACCACCAACACCtgtttctctttgtttttcaggAATTATCTTCCCCTAATATAAgacttggtgctttcccggcaaacgatgtaaatgaattttttgtccggattcccaccaggttagcTGTTCTATTGGAACCTACGTTACAATTGCTTACTCAGCTATTGTCCTCAGGGCGTTGAGTGCTGGGTCAAGATTTGTCTCCATTTATATATCTTTAGGCCGTGAGTTGGGTCATTTCTGATTGGCCATCgtcgattttttcttttttgttttcccaTGACATCTTAATGATCTTACCCTCCTCTCTAttccgtttttattttcttcttcatatTGTTCCATATCCTCCCCCTCTTCTTTCCCCTTCTCTGCCCCACTAcagttaacaaaaatgtataaattgaatgaacaacgcaacattttgaaccattttgtaAGGGATGGGGTATTTGAATGGTCGAATCGCTGAATGCCTCGAATAATTAGCTTTTTACACTATTTGATATTTGATGACACAAAGTAtgtaatcaattatttgaatttcagaTACACAGCGCAGATCATCCACTGTTCTCTTTAAATCCATTGATAATGGTTGGGTCTAACTTGAAAGTTTGCACATTTGGTTGGTtctgctttaaaaatatttttgcaataacttATCATTGAAACTAAGCATCAAAATGCATATGTATAATTCTGATGACTCCACGGGAATAAAACGAAGAAGAATGTCTGTATACTTTCAAATGCACGCGAGATTGACTGTTTCTTTCTGACTCCCCATTGCATAATGAAAGTTACGTTTtacatattcaaattttataataactttgaattaattatttaatataaggTTTGCAACAAACACAGTAAATCATTACAATTATGTAACTATcaatatgcatataaaaaaaacaaaataattgtggTGCTGAATGCGCGCAAGTTAGATATAATAGTAGGTGACAGTAGCTTGCGGATTTAGGAGGTGTAGAATAACTAGCaaatcagcattttttattttcatttgtatttaaaattggtggaaaaatgcatattcagtaTTAAATATGTATGTGATACTCGAGTGAGGTACATATTCggaaaaaattaggtaaataTTCGAAATCGAGAAcaatgctattcgacccatctccaattttgtaccttgaagatgatgtggtaacatCGAAACATAGgtcgggaataaaagtttataatcgtggaaaattgcaagtgtttctttcaacaCTTCTCAATGgaccatattttccatttttagggAGAAGCCTGGAGACGAGGAGTGGCTGGCCCTTCAAAGCATGAAAATCCCTCTTCTACTCAACTTCTCACAATGTAAACTCATCCAGAATGACTACTACATGGTCATTGAGCATTGCTCTAGTGTTCTCAAAAGTGAACCAAGTGAGTTTGTGTCATTTTCCTTATATCTGTTCATGGTTTTACTGCATGTCCCAGTCTTATAATCCTAATACATATTATATTGTAAGAAGGCTATTTAGGAAGGGGTGGATCGTTGTATGTATATTCCTGTCTTATGAATgctgaaatttttacaaaacacCTTTTTTCACTT
This genomic interval from Ischnura elegans chromosome 5, ioIscEleg1.1, whole genome shotgun sequence contains the following:
- the LOC124158973 gene encoding AH receptor-interacting protein, with amino-acid sequence MDFNGKKIEKKILHAGTAVKPYTNGTKVFFHFQTKLSDDNKIIDDSRKLGKPMELVLGKKFKLEVWEAIVQTMSINEVACFSVDKSLVASYPFVSKTLREAHLPKEAKRHHCCGVSLQNEGIGYQDLNELIKVPKDLEFTIEILKVESPEEYQKESWQMDEDEKVQRVSKLRTEGNDLYNAKKYDEAVEKYSEALGMLEQLMLKEKPGDEEWLALQSMKIPLLLNFSQCKLIQNDYYMVIEHCSSVLKSEPNNVKALFRRGKAHIGAWNPKEAREDLEKTAKLDPKLSTVVIEELKRLEKMEKQKDREDASKLKGKLLA